A region of Anaeromicrobium sediminis DNA encodes the following proteins:
- a CDS encoding MATE family efflux transporter has translation MNLPQKGHVDLGNDKISKIFWHYAIPSILAMLAQSTAGLVDSAFIGRYVGSKGLSAITLIMPFVMLLAGIAIMVAIGGTTLAGIHKGKEELEKSNNYFNVTIVLLSMIAVAATIILIGLSSKFPNLLGAEEKIAEYMIDYIRTLSLFLLPFILTFAFSFFLKLDGKPVVVVLAVLIGTVINISLDYLLVGVLGWEMKGAALATGMSQLIPWLLMLYMIKYKSSWKFSVPIFRKKEIWSMLFNGSSELLSMAAASIAGFIYNVIIIKKIGMEGVAAYAVALQITTISTSVFYGFAEAIQSAVSFNLGAHKLERVKKLRSMSIYANLASGVVLCVASLMLGESMASIFIKEKGTIQIAAYILDFYAFAFILSGVNITLGTYYTAVNSPILSAVITASRSLIGLIIGLIILPLIFGNEGIWMAVIFAEVATIIVGIVCMRKYPFGDLKENLID, from the coding sequence ATGAATTTACCCCAAAAAGGTCATGTTGACTTAGGAAATGACAAAATTTCAAAGATTTTTTGGCACTATGCCATTCCATCTATACTTGCCATGTTAGCGCAGAGTACAGCTGGGCTAGTGGATTCAGCATTTATTGGACGATATGTTGGATCTAAAGGGTTATCTGCAATTACTCTAATAATGCCCTTTGTAATGTTACTTGCAGGGATAGCCATAATGGTGGCTATTGGAGGAACTACACTTGCAGGTATTCATAAAGGGAAAGAGGAATTAGAAAAAAGTAATAATTATTTCAATGTTACGATAGTGCTTTTGAGTATGATAGCAGTGGCAGCTACTATTATCTTGATTGGACTAAGTAGTAAATTTCCCAATCTATTAGGTGCTGAAGAGAAGATAGCAGAGTATATGATAGACTATATAAGAACATTATCCCTGTTTCTGTTACCATTTATATTGACCTTCGCCTTCTCGTTTTTCTTGAAATTAGATGGAAAACCTGTTGTGGTAGTTTTGGCTGTATTAATTGGTACAGTAATAAATATATCATTAGATTATCTATTGGTTGGAGTTTTAGGATGGGAGATGAAAGGGGCTGCTCTTGCAACGGGAATGTCACAATTGATTCCATGGCTATTAATGCTGTATATGATTAAATACAAATCATCATGGAAATTTTCAGTTCCTATTTTTAGAAAAAAAGAAATATGGTCCATGTTATTTAATGGATCATCCGAATTATTGAGTATGGCAGCGGCATCTATTGCTGGGTTTATATACAATGTGATAATAATAAAAAAAATCGGAATGGAAGGTGTGGCAGCATATGCTGTAGCACTACAGATAACCACCATTTCCACATCAGTATTTTATGGATTTGCAGAGGCTATTCAATCTGCTGTGAGTTTTAATCTAGGCGCTCATAAACTTGAGAGAGTAAAGAAGTTAAGAAGTATGTCCATATATGCAAATTTAGCTTCAGGTGTGGTTCTATGCGTAGCTTCATTAATGCTTGGTGAAAGTATGGCTAGTATTTTTATTAAGGAGAAAGGGACTATTCAGATAGCTGCATATATACTAGATTTTTATGCATTTGCATTTATATTAAGTGGAGTAAATATAACTTTAGGTACCTATTACACTGCTGTAAATTCACCAATATTATCGGCAGTAATCACGGCATCACGAAGTCTTATAGGACTTATCATAGGCTTAATAATATTGCCACTGATATTTGGTAATGAAGGTATTTGGATGGCGGTAATATTTGCTGAAGTTGCTACAATTATTGTGGGGATTGTATGTATGAGAAAATATCCATTTGGAGACTTGAAAGAAAATTTAATAGATTAA
- a CDS encoding PAS domain-containing sensor histidine kinase, with amino-acid sequence MDGCHTVEDKLIKEIEVLKIELKETKELLKEKEDTLMKTHACYKKILNDIPEFVEMTDSDETSVDCKGCDEYRDLSCEIKGQGYKRVMCCYKIFQEKLKKSENRYEKLFQLSPDAIVVQKGDIVTLCNEAAARLVGVEKAEDLIGKSAKDFLLPTYHENMEKKVSDIIEKNVVITDTTEKMKRTNGEIINIETRGVAFEYDNDIHALGIIRDISERKRTEKLTKDFMESQRQLKEALEYDQLKNEFFSNMSHEFKTPLNVILGTIQLLELYGQESNYLMDNIPKKIKRMKQNCYRLLRLVNNLIDITKLDCGFMKLRLRKYDIVKILDSIVTSILDYAINKDLNISFHTRIYKKMISIDVHMIERVILNLIANAIKFSNSGGNIKIKLYEIKDHIYITVEDSGIGIPQNKLSGIFERFNQIDRSLTRNQEGSGIGLSIVKSLVELHNGSVSVESEIGKGSTFTVKLPICVNSDDVEHDIDNTLEYNGQIERIKIEFADIYF; translated from the coding sequence TTGGATGGTTGTCATACAGTAGAAGATAAATTAATTAAAGAAATTGAAGTACTTAAAATAGAGTTAAAAGAAACAAAAGAATTATTGAAGGAAAAAGAAGATACCCTTATGAAAACACATGCATGCTATAAGAAAATATTAAATGACATTCCTGAATTTGTAGAGATGACAGATTCAGATGAAACAAGCGTTGACTGTAAGGGGTGCGATGAATATAGGGATTTATCTTGTGAAATTAAAGGACAAGGATATAAACGTGTCATGTGTTGCTACAAAATTTTTCAAGAAAAGCTTAAGAAGAGTGAAAATAGATATGAAAAACTGTTTCAATTGTCACCGGATGCTATTGTAGTTCAGAAAGGTGATATAGTAACCCTTTGTAATGAAGCTGCAGCCAGGTTAGTGGGAGTAGAGAAAGCTGAAGACCTAATAGGCAAATCTGCTAAAGACTTTTTATTACCTACTTATCATGAAAACATGGAAAAAAAAGTATCTGACATTATTGAAAAGAATGTAGTTATAACTGATACAACAGAGAAGATGAAACGGACAAATGGAGAAATTATTAATATCGAAACAAGGGGCGTAGCTTTTGAATACGATAATGATATACATGCTTTAGGAATTATTAGAGATATTTCCGAAAGAAAAAGAACTGAGAAATTAACAAAGGATTTTATGGAGAGTCAAAGGCAATTAAAGGAAGCATTAGAATATGACCAGTTAAAGAATGAGTTTTTTTCCAATATGTCACATGAATTTAAAACACCTTTAAATGTAATTCTTGGAACAATACAATTGTTAGAGCTATATGGGCAAGAGAGTAACTATCTTATGGATAATATACCTAAAAAGATCAAAAGGATGAAGCAAAACTGCTATAGATTACTTCGCCTTGTGAATAATCTAATAGATATTACAAAGTTAGATTGTGGCTTTATGAAGTTAAGGCTTAGAAAATATGATATAGTCAAAATTTTAGATTCTATTGTAACATCGATACTAGATTATGCCATCAATAAAGACTTGAATATAAGTTTTCATACCCGGATCTATAAAAAAATGATTTCTATAGATGTACATATGATCGAAAGAGTAATATTAAATCTCATTGCTAATGCTATAAAGTTCTCAAATTCAGGGGGAAATATAAAGATAAAACTTTATGAAATAAAAGACCATATATATATTACAGTAGAAGATTCAGGAATTGGTATTCCACAGAATAAATTAAGTGGTATATTTGAAAGGTTTAATCAAATAGATAGATCTCTTACTAGAAATCAAGAAGGCAGTGGCATTGGACTCTCTATTGTAAAATCTTTAGTTGAACTACACAACGGAAGTGTCAGTGTAGAAAGTGAAATTGGAAAAGGAAGTACCTTTACGGTAAAGCTACCTATATGCGTTAATTCAGATGATGTAGAACATGATATAGATAATACTTTAGAATATAACGGACAAATTGAACGGATTAAAATTGAGTTTGCAGATATATATTTCTAA
- a CDS encoding helix-turn-helix domain-containing protein, with protein MRKYLTIGELADLMKISTSNIRYYEKEGLLSPCKIHDNGYRLYDFNELDTLETILLLRKLDVPLKQLKTIMKNYSIDDYIKILNSSLSSIDSRIDELHSKRRHVTRKLNYVENFKKVKRHYHITHIPERVLYCLHTGKIFEYTIKETYELIKSQNLDYLDTYQDSYIIPLDYDTFSFCILKIPGMEAFERFPEITLPGGSYLSYGIFVQDYDEIHIEVDKFYDYMKKNSLSPIGKLIIIENTRCSHFHLNSIYLELQILIN; from the coding sequence TTGCGTAAATATTTGACTATTGGTGAACTTGCAGATTTAATGAAAATCTCAACATCAAATATTAGGTACTATGAAAAAGAAGGATTATTATCCCCTTGTAAAATTCATGATAATGGATATAGACTTTATGATTTCAATGAATTAGATACATTAGAAACAATTCTATTACTTAGAAAATTAGATGTTCCATTAAAGCAACTAAAAACTATAATGAAAAACTACTCTATTGACGATTACATAAAAATCTTAAACTCCTCCCTGTCATCCATAGATTCAAGGATAGATGAGTTACACAGTAAAAGAAGACATGTTACAAGAAAATTAAACTATGTTGAAAATTTTAAAAAAGTAAAAAGACATTATCATATTACACACATACCAGAGAGAGTGCTTTATTGCCTTCATACAGGAAAAATATTTGAATATACTATTAAAGAGACCTATGAGCTTATAAAGTCTCAAAATCTTGATTATTTAGATACGTACCAAGATAGCTATATAATACCTTTAGATTATGATACTTTTAGTTTTTGTATACTTAAAATCCCTGGTATGGAAGCCTTTGAACGTTTCCCTGAGATAACTCTTCCTGGAGGTTCCTACTTAAGTTATGGTATTTTTGTTCAGGACTATGATGAAATTCATATCGAAGTAGATAAATTCTATGATTATATGAAAAAGAATTCCCTTTCTCCTATAGGTAAACTCATTATAATTGAAAATACAAGATGTTCACATTTCCATCTCAACAGCATATATTTAGAGCTACAAATCCTCATAAACTAA
- a CDS encoding AraC family transcriptional regulator: protein MKGINCERRIYTDKLNTHSHSFAQLILPLEGMLYIETKYKELMLDEDHLFLVPPDSEHTFKAHKSNEFLVLDIPDHMVIKNHMDKMAGGSKFVFDDKWKAVRFLLLNEIDNKKSSSSINNLFNYFYDFIANDNISDSVKYINEHFTEDIDLKTLAEIEHYNINYYSEWFKKNMNVSPKEYIQKLRVKKAKKLLMNSDFTILQIAQMVGYNHNSSLTRIFKDLEKVTPADYRKRIRK, encoded by the coding sequence TTGAAGGGTATAAATTGTGAACGTAGGATATATACTGATAAACTTAATACACACTCCCATTCATTTGCTCAATTAATTTTACCTCTTGAAGGAATGCTTTATATAGAAACTAAGTATAAAGAGCTTATGTTAGATGAAGACCATCTATTTTTAGTGCCTCCTGATTCTGAACACACTTTCAAGGCTCATAAGAGCAATGAGTTTTTGGTTTTAGATATACCTGATCATATGGTCATTAAAAATCACATGGATAAGATGGCAGGTGGTAGTAAGTTTGTATTTGATGATAAATGGAAGGCTGTAAGATTTTTATTATTAAATGAAATTGATAATAAAAAAAGTTCCAGTTCAATTAATAACTTATTTAATTACTTCTATGACTTTATTGCTAATGACAATATATCCGATTCTGTAAAATATATTAATGAGCATTTTACTGAAGATATAGATTTAAAGACTTTAGCTGAGATTGAACATTATAATATAAACTATTATAGTGAATGGTTTAAAAAGAATATGAATGTTTCTCCTAAGGAATATATACAAAAATTAAGAGTTAAGAAGGCAAAAAAACTTCTTATGAACTCAGATTTTACAATATTACAGATTGCTCAAATGGTAGGATATAACCATAATTCATCCTTAACTAGGATATTTAAAGATTTAGAAAAAGTAACACCAGCTGATTATAGAAAAAGAATACGAAAATAA